ttTTAGCCTCAGATATCCAATTAATATCAGGACTGAGTGTTTTGTCCTtgcaaaatgaataaatagaattcactgctgcatttatatTATCATCACCAGGTGCTCAGGTTCAAGGCGTACTGACTGTGTTCCCTAACGTTTTCTGATATTTCTCAGTACAGTTGTGTTTCTTGAGCAGCCTTGAGTCTGAAAATCCGAGtccacagctgctgcaggaatACGGCCGTTCTCCCGTGTGGACCTGCATGTGAAACTTGACGTGTCCGAGCTGCCTGAACCTCACTCCACAGACCTCACACTCGTACGGCTTCTCCCCGGTGTGGATCCGTAAGTGTCTGAGGTAGTTGGTGTAGATCCTGAAGGCCTTGCCGCACTGCTCGCAATTATGCGGTTTGTCTCCGGAGTGCTGCAGTTTGTGGGACTTGAGCGCCTGAAGGATGATGAACCTCTTCCCGCACACCTCACAACCGAACGGCCTCTCTCCGGAGTGGATCCGCTGATGGTAGTCGTAGGTGGCCTTGTAGAAAAAAGACTTCCCGCATGTGTCGCAGTTGTACTGCAACTGACCCGTGTGAATCAGCTCGTGTCTCTTCAGCAAACCCGCGGTGTCGAAGCCCTTGCGGCAGGTCTTGCAGGTGAACGGCGTCACGTCTACCGTCGTTCTGTCCCGTCGATAGATGACTCTGCGGTTACCTCGCTCTCGGGTTCGTCTTCTGATGACCTGCCCGTGTCTTTCATCGTGGGTTACTTTCAGGTGTTTCTGCAGCTGGCAGTTGTAAAGGAAAGTTTTTCCGCACAGGTCACACATGAAGGACTTTGAAGCGCCATGGAGAAGCATGTGGGCTTTCAGCTTGTTGTCCTGAATGAAACTCTTCCCGCAGACTTTACATTTGAACGGTCTCTCGCCCGTGTGAATACGAATGTGTCTCTTCAGGTTGTGTTGAAGAGTGAAGCCCGCTCCGCACGTCTCGCACGTAAAGATTTTCCCTCTGTGGACAGCCTGGTGCGTCCTTAGTGATCTCCTCTTTATAAAAGCTTTGCCACACACAGTGCACTTATAAGGATGCTCGCCTGTATGAATGCTTTTATGGCACTGCAGCGTGAACGCGTACCTGAAACTCTCGCCGCATTCTGTGCATTTGTGCGGCTTTTCAACGCTGTGCACCACCTGATGAGCCTGTAGGTTGTGTTTAGTTTTGAATCCTTTCCCGCAGGTGGAGCAGATGAAAGGCCTCGTGTCTGTGTGTACGAGCTGATGAGCCTTGAGgtgcatttttgttttgaatgtctTCTCACAGAGCGAGCACTTGAAGGTCGTGTATTTCCTCTCCTCGTGGCGCAGCAGGTGGTGCTCAAAAGTTTCCGTATTCCTGAATTTTCTCGGGCACTGGTCGCAGGCAAAAGGCCTCTGTTCTTTGTGAGTGTTCATGTGCTTTATCAGGTGAAACTGACGGTTAAAGCTCTTGTTACAGACATCGCATGCAAAGATCTTCCCTTTCTTCTGGACTTcagcttcctgtttgttttggctgtcagtgtttttgggcTCTGTGGTGGTGTTAGTCGTCGTACGATCCTCTGCAGTGTCTGGATAAACATGGAAAAGATAAAAGTTACCACACGTGTTCAGAGTAACAGGACTGCAAAGGCAAAAACTGGAAGcatgaaatgtattttcataaCTTGAATTAATTGAATGAAGGTTGTGGAATAATAAAACCCTCGTCAATTACACAACAAAAACTAAGAAATCACAGTTATGTTATGAGTCCCACACATCACTGCAGTCACATTATATTCAAAAATGCtgtttacttgagtattttttgcctttgtttaaCATGGATTACTTCCACCTTTAAAATCTTACCTTGTCTACTAGCTGGTGATGACTCGGCTTCAGAGTTCACTTCCTTTGTCGCCTCTCTGCCACCTGAACaagaaattaataaagaaaacaaacaatgacacGTTACTGATGGCTGAAGTCCCCTACACATGCCTCGTCTACTTCCAGCTCAGCTTGTAATTCCCCACTTTTCCCAAAAGGAATTGTTCATGTCAGCTTTTTTAACAGGATTGATATTTAGGgtgtatttttcctttaatagaAACTCACCAGCATCGTGTCCACTCTTCAGTCCAGCAGCAGACGATGATTCTGTGACTCCCTCTGTTATTTTATCTGGTTTTCTTTTGAACTTCCCGAACGGCTTCAAGGTGAAGATCAATCCGGTCTCCTCAAACAGAACCGGGCAACCGTTCAGGACGTTTTCTCTCCACATTCTGGCATTTTCAAAATTTGCAGTCATAGTTGTCAGCTCGCTCTCCAGCTGTCCCACTTTGGCCTTCAGGGTCTTGTTTTCGTTGTGCAGTAGTGACGACAGTTGGGTGAAAATAGTGTCGATCTTCCTCGTTGCCTCCTGAGCCAACATTTCCACAACGCTGTCGAAATCTGGCTGTGAGGATTAAAAAAAGGCCGTCAACAtaatttattataaaacatCCATTAGATTAAAGTATCTGATGTTAGTATAAAGAGTTCGCAACTTCTTTGGTGGGACTTCTTACAATAAACTAGCGTCTAGTTTTGGCtctgtcatgtttcagatgtttttgaGTTGTTTGCAGTTCCAACAAATTgagatttttcctttaaacttTGCATGtggcccaaagaggtaaaattattcaatatttcacaaaaaaagcaaacattataGAAAAGTACAGGTTCACAAtgtttaaagtctgtcttaaagcatcagtcaggtgtccatat
This is a stretch of genomic DNA from Thunnus albacares chromosome 6, fThuAlb1.1, whole genome shotgun sequence. It encodes these proteins:
- the LOC122983888 gene encoding zinc finger protein 2 homolog yields the protein MSENLVFYSETKSIMETVIKTTVDVFGNSKEENATKELNVRRKPDFDSVVEMLAQEATRKIDTIFTQLSSLLHNENKTLKAKVGQLESELTTMTANFENARMWRENVLNGCPVLFEETGLIFTLKPFGKFKRKPDKITEGVTESSSAAGLKSGHDAGGREATKEVNSEAESSPASRQDTAEDRTTTNTTTEPKNTDSQNKQEAEVQKKGKIFACDVCNKSFNRQFHLIKHMNTHKEQRPFACDQCPRKFRNTETFEHHLLRHEERKYTTFKCSLCEKTFKTKMHLKAHQLVHTDTRPFICSTCGKGFKTKHNLQAHQVVHSVEKPHKCTECGESFRYAFTLQCHKSIHTGEHPYKCTVCGKAFIKRRSLRTHQAVHRGKIFTCETCGAGFTLQHNLKRHIRIHTGERPFKCKVCGKSFIQDNKLKAHMLLHGASKSFMCDLCGKTFLYNCQLQKHLKVTHDERHGQVIRRRTRERGNRRVIYRRDRTTVDVTPFTCKTCRKGFDTAGLLKRHELIHTGQLQYNCDTCGKSFFYKATYDYHQRIHSGERPFGCEVCGKRFIILQALKSHKLQHSGDKPHNCEQCGKAFRIYTNYLRHLRIHTGEKPYECEVCGVRFRQLGHVKFHMQVHTGERPYSCSSCGLGFSDSRLLKKHNCTEKYQKTLGNTVSTP